In Uranotaenia lowii strain MFRU-FL chromosome 2, ASM2978415v1, whole genome shotgun sequence, one genomic interval encodes:
- the LOC129747364 gene encoding uncharacterized protein LOC129747364, with amino-acid sequence MSAKLEKTGKRISTNADLRRVAKQATNHDNGADGSSSGKVKPQEKTKTSLKSLFGDSPKKRKSNINPLEEIIETRRNKKNPPTLDRPEILLGMKSPCTPHI; translated from the exons ATGAGTGCCAAATTAGAGAAGACGGGGAAACGGATCAGCACTAATGCTGATCTGAGACGTGTGGCAAAACAAGCCacaaatcacgacaatggcgcagaCGGTAGCAGCTCTGGAAAAGTTAAGCCACAGGAGAAAACCAAAACTTCACTGAAAAGTTTGTTTGGTGATTCTCCCaaaaaaag GAAGTCAAACATAAATCCTCTGGAAGAAATCATTGAAACTAGGAGAAATAAAAAGAACCCCCCTACCCTGGACCGACCAGAAATCCTACTGGGAATGAAGAGCCCTTGCACGCCTCATATTTGA